In the genome of Sphaeramia orbicularis chromosome 13, fSphaOr1.1, whole genome shotgun sequence, one region contains:
- the LOC115431681 gene encoding olfactory receptor 52E8-like gives MITNATRMNDFSILGFPGLLPQYYGPVSALMFAVYLAIAFGNTFILLFVMCEKSLQKPTYLVFCHMALNDLTFGTVTLPKIIAKYWFDDGVISFYGCFIQMFFVHYLGAAQSFILMVMALDRFISICIPLRYPVFITNHNISVLCGFAWFIPVTLMIAVVFHALSLPYCKSNIIPQCYCDHISIMSQACGEDVKIVTVTTLCLAMFCLLLPLAFILFSYFSILVVIMKISNATGRRKTLSTCTPQIFITCLFYLPRCFVYVANTVGYSFSLDVRILLVLLYSLLPAAVNPAIYCFKTQDIKQMLVKTLKKTRIGTDVKF, from the coding sequence ATGATCACTAATGCTACTCGGATGAATGACTTCTCCATCCTTGGATTCCCTGGACTGTTACCACAGTATTACGGACCTGTGTCAGCTCTGATGTTTGCAGTCTATCTTGCCATTGCATTTGGAAATACATTCATTTTACTGTTTGTTATGTGCGAGAAGTCTCTGCAAAAACCGACTTATCTGGTTTTTTGCCACATGGCGTTGAACGACTTAACATTTGGCACCGTGACTCTCCCAAAGATAATAGCGAAGTACTGGTTTGATGATGGTGTTATTTCATTTTACGGCTGCTTTATCCAGATGTTCTTCGTGCACTATTTAGGAGCTGCACAGTCTTTTATCTTGATGGTGATGGCTCTGGATAGATTCATTTCTATATGCATTCCACTACGTTATCCTGTCTTCATTACGAATCACAACATATCTGTGCTCTGTGGATTTGCCTGGTTTATTCCAGTAACTTTAATGATTGCAGTGGTTTTCCATGCTCTGTCTTTACCGTACTGTAAGTCCAATATCATCCCTCAGTGCTACTGCGACCACATTTCTATAATGAGTCAGGCATGTGGAGAGGATGTGAAAATAGTTACAGTCACTACCCTCTGTTTAGCCATGTTCTGTCTCCTGCTTCCTCTGGCATTCATCTTATTTTCCTACTTTTCCATATTAGTGGTTATTATGAAAATATCCAATGCAACAGGCCGCAGAAAAACCTTATCGACGTGCACCCCGCAAATATTTATCACATGTCTTTTTTACCTTCCCAGGTGTTTTGTTTATGTGGCCAATACTGTCGGGTATTCGTTCAGTTTAGATGTGCGTATTTTACTGGTGTTGTTGTACAGTCTTTTACCTGCTGCTGTGAATCCTGCCATATATTGTTTTAAAACTCAGGACATAAAGCAGATGTTGGTAAAGACATTAAAGAAAACGAGAATT